One Vallitalea pronyensis genomic region harbors:
- the hemW gene encoding radical SAM family heme chaperone HemW has protein sequence MGLVLCPQVATWPKLLFLKIEGEKMNYNTYDVAVMNYPLFNKTNIDHHVRNIFEQPIQEDVEVPIYIHIPFCDSLCDFCIYNRMLKPKSIDMIQSYVDALIREIKLYASHDYIKEQRIGSVFIGGGTPTVLSEKQLYSIITTLKKCFNINHCEMSIECNPHNADYSKLKRLKNLGITRVSTGVQTFNDDMRKRLHIQNSSHAIMDWFEKVKTLSFDDISMDLIFGFPETNTAYFLNDVKKAVALNLGHLSIYKLTLFAYTKLYKDIQKNKKMSLPTQEQMYDMFSKSHEYILNHNYSIQSTQEYSKKGKTVKFWDLIYDGYGNNISFGSSSFGYINGYCYQNQRTINGYISKVRDNKLPIERISPKITYTQQKERAMVIGFRKGFVSKEMFFKTFHTRVTDEFSSQINNQISKNLIYENKDGYGLTSKGLYHQGLVSADYMGSIFKNVSPLKKKMCIGLHEMPY, from the coding sequence ATGGGCTTAGTGTTATGTCCGCAGGTGGCAACATGGCCCAAGCTGTTATTTTTGAAAATAGAAGGTGAAAAGATGAATTATAATACGTATGATGTGGCAGTTATGAATTATCCATTGTTTAATAAAACCAATATTGACCATCATGTTCGAAACATATTTGAACAACCCATTCAAGAAGATGTTGAGGTTCCTATATATATACATATACCTTTTTGTGATAGCCTGTGCGATTTTTGTATCTACAATAGGATGTTAAAACCTAAGTCAATAGATATGATTCAGTCATATGTAGATGCCTTAATTCGAGAAATAAAGTTATATGCATCTCATGATTATATAAAAGAACAAAGAATCGGTTCTGTTTTTATTGGTGGAGGCACACCAACAGTATTATCGGAAAAACAACTTTATAGCATTATAACCACACTAAAAAAATGTTTCAATATTAATCATTGTGAGATGAGTATAGAGTGTAACCCACATAATGCTGATTATTCAAAGCTTAAACGACTAAAAAACTTAGGTATAACCAGAGTAAGTACAGGTGTTCAAACCTTTAATGATGATATGCGTAAGCGATTGCATATACAAAATAGTAGTCATGCTATCATGGATTGGTTTGAGAAGGTAAAGACACTGAGTTTTGACGATATATCCATGGATTTAATTTTTGGATTTCCAGAAACCAATACAGCATATTTTTTAAATGATGTAAAAAAAGCTGTTGCGTTGAACCTAGGACATCTATCCATTTATAAACTCACTCTATTTGCTTATACCAAGTTATATAAAGATATTCAAAAAAACAAAAAGATGTCCCTGCCCACACAAGAGCAAATGTATGACATGTTTAGCAAATCCCATGAGTATATATTAAACCATAATTATAGCATTCAAAGTACTCAGGAATACAGTAAAAAGGGGAAGACGGTGAAATTCTGGGATTTAATATATGATGGTTATGGTAATAATATATCATTTGGTTCTTCTAGTTTTGGTTATATCAATGGCTATTGCTACCAAAATCAAAGGACGATTAATGGTTATATTAGTAAAGTAAGGGACAATAAACTACCCATAGAAAGAATAAGTCCAAAAATAACCTACACACAACAAAAGGAAAGAGCAATGGTTATTGGTTTCAGGAAGGGTTTTGTATCCAAAGAAATGTTTTTCAAAACGTTTCATACACGGGTAACAGATGAATTTTCTAGTCAGATTAACAATCAAATAAGTAAAAATCTTATCTATGAAAATAAAGATGGATACGGTTTAACTTCAAAAGGCTTATACCATCAAGGTCTAGTAAGTGCAGATTATATGGGGTCTATATTCAAGAATGTATCACCTCTAAAAAAGAAAATGTGTATAGGATTACATGAAATGCCTTATTAG
- a CDS encoding TetR/AcrR family transcriptional regulator, translating to MSRRSIEEIRKEEIMNAFLEVISEKGLANASIREIANTVGCNHGILRHYFGNKEGLIKCTVDFLMDEYVSRLQEDINKHDSCIAQIESAFQTYSFESFGADLTRAWIEIFVFSKTNPAISKVLHGFYRKLKDTFASIIRTGVEKGEFRPIDADVAANMILGWFEGTHFLMVVETEHVPYEQMYQQFCDMFLRYATKEN from the coding sequence ATGAGTAGACGAAGTATAGAAGAGATAAGAAAAGAAGAAATCATGAATGCTTTTTTAGAGGTAATTTCAGAAAAAGGGCTGGCTAATGCTTCCATCCGTGAAATTGCCAATACAGTTGGATGCAATCATGGTATTTTACGTCATTATTTTGGTAACAAAGAGGGTCTCATTAAGTGTACTGTGGATTTTCTGATGGATGAATATGTGAGCAGGCTTCAAGAGGATATAAATAAACATGATTCATGTATCGCTCAAATAGAGTCAGCATTTCAGACATATAGTTTTGAAAGTTTTGGTGCTGATTTAACAAGGGCTTGGATTGAAATATTTGTTTTTTCTAAGACGAATCCAGCTATTTCTAAAGTGTTACATGGTTTTTATAGAAAACTTAAAGACACTTTTGCAAGTATCATTCGAACGGGAGTTGAAAAGGGAGAGTTTAGACCTATTGATGCTGATGTAGCTGCCAACATGATTTTGGGGTGGTTTGAGGGAACTCACTTTTTAATGGTTGTAGAGACAGAGCATGTTCCTTATGAACAGATGTATCAACAGTTTTGTGATATGTTTCTGCGTTATGCAACAAAAGAAAACTAA
- a CDS encoding ArsR/SmtB family transcription factor, whose amino-acid sequence MKLTPIFKLLSDETRLRVILLISREELCVCELCGILNEPQPKISKILSKLRDMDLVSDQRKDKFVFYMIKDNNKLLNHTIQFILNNMDAYPNILEDQSRLKHKEQYIDKCALEALRDIS is encoded by the coding sequence ATGAAACTAACCCCTATATTTAAATTACTATCTGACGAAACAAGACTGCGTGTCATTTTATTAATTAGTCGTGAAGAACTTTGCGTATGCGAGCTATGTGGCATACTTAATGAACCACAACCAAAAATATCAAAAATACTATCCAAATTAAGGGACATGGATTTGGTGTCCGACCAACGGAAGGATAAATTTGTTTTTTATATGATTAAGGATAACAATAAGCTACTCAATCATACCATTCAATTTATATTGAATAATATGGATGCTTATCCAAACATTTTAGAAGATCAATCCAGACTAAAACATAAAGAACAATATATTGACAAATGTGCTCTCGAAGCACTTAGAGACATATCATAA
- a CDS encoding helix-turn-helix domain-containing protein yields the protein MMDNIYKKAGLRIRKLRELNNLTREAFSEIADISPKFLYEIETGQKGFSADTLYRIAKGLCVTTEYILTGNDNQELSEELLSILGLFDNSQLEALNRLLNIVYELSARTS from the coding sequence ATGATGGATAATATTTATAAGAAAGCAGGATTAAGGATTAGGAAGCTTAGAGAATTAAACAACTTGACACGAGAAGCTTTTTCTGAGATAGCTGATATTTCTCCAAAATTTCTTTATGAAATTGAAACAGGACAAAAGGGATTTTCTGCCGATACTTTATACCGCATAGCAAAAGGATTATGTGTTACAACAGAGTATATTCTGACAGGTAATGATAATCAGGAGCTTTCGGAGGAATTATTAAGCATCTTAGGGTTGTTTGATAATTCTCAATTGGAAGCATTAAACAGATTGCTCAATATTGTTTATGAGTTAAGTGCAAGGACGTCATAA
- a CDS encoding saccharopine dehydrogenase family protein, whose amino-acid sequence MKCKTMMILGGYGGAGVCIAELLLQETDLHLILAGRNHMQANRVAKELNTKFNGDRVQGMQVDASNEKALRQAFKNCDIVMSCIPITSLGIGGGIVQAAFDADIHYIDLCWDNDKLRLLKQLEKPIKNSGKYFMIEAGFIPGVLSVMAFLAAKQLDSLDRLDFAGMLKDKHATYGSVVDLLIYAADPVYACKNGEWRVVPKSASKKIDFGCTFEDITCYPMDANELRSLPDDLGFKEVNFYVAGLNKVANIILFLVMGLGLHKFNWSRQLGAKWILRTIKKYSKPPYITIALMEARGKVNHYNAKLKVGISHEDGLIGTAITTVAGVLQLLDGSIKEPGVIIMGHHVDPERYVEDIKRLGMKVQIEQDYVKPSQIVSK is encoded by the coding sequence ATGAAATGTAAGACAATGATGATTCTTGGAGGATATGGCGGTGCTGGTGTGTGTATTGCGGAACTACTACTACAGGAAACGGACTTACATCTTATTCTAGCAGGTCGAAACCATATGCAAGCCAATAGGGTGGCAAAAGAACTTAATACCAAATTTAATGGGGATCGGGTACAGGGTATGCAAGTAGATGCATCCAATGAAAAAGCATTAAGGCAGGCTTTTAAAAACTGCGATATCGTCATGTCATGTATTCCTATAACATCCTTAGGCATTGGAGGAGGTATTGTTCAAGCTGCCTTTGACGCGGATATTCATTATATTGATTTATGTTGGGATAATGATAAACTGCGATTACTAAAACAATTGGAAAAGCCAATTAAAAATTCTGGAAAATATTTTATGATTGAGGCTGGATTTATACCCGGTGTGTTGTCTGTCATGGCATTTTTGGCAGCTAAACAACTGGATTCTTTAGACCGCTTGGATTTTGCTGGCATGCTTAAGGATAAGCATGCCACTTATGGCAGTGTTGTGGATCTACTCATTTATGCAGCAGATCCAGTGTATGCATGTAAAAATGGTGAATGGCGTGTAGTCCCCAAATCCGCTTCTAAAAAAATCGATTTTGGTTGCACATTTGAGGATATAACATGCTACCCTATGGATGCAAATGAATTAAGATCTTTACCGGACGATCTGGGTTTTAAAGAAGTCAATTTCTATGTTGCGGGTCTAAATAAGGTTGCCAATATCATCTTATTTTTAGTTATGGGTTTAGGTTTACATAAGTTTAACTGGAGCAGGCAATTAGGTGCAAAATGGATTCTTAGAACCATAAAAAAATACTCAAAGCCACCTTATATCACAATTGCCTTGATGGAAGCTAGGGGTAAAGTGAATCACTATAATGCAAAACTAAAAGTCGGCATAAGCCATGAAGATGGATTGATAGGTACTGCTATTACAACGGTTGCTGGTGTGCTTCAACTATTGGATGGGTCTATTAAAGAACCCGGTGTTATCATCATGGGTCATCATGTTGATCCTGAGCGGTATGTTGAAGATATAAAACGGCTAGGTATGAAGGTGCAAATTGAACAGGATTATGTAAAACCATCACAAATCGTATCTAAATAA
- a CDS encoding permease — MQIGTIFKWLNDQFLKMDWLSHLIKRLVEDVFGLDITTPLGGSIHFFIYDVIKIFILLSVLIFAISYIQSFFPPERTRKILGRFNGITANILGALLGTVTPFCSCSSIPLFIGFTSAGLPIGVTFSFLISSPLVDLASVLLLASIFNWRIAITYVVVGLILAVIGGTLISKFKLEKYVEPFVFKNKLMEMEQASLTKKDRVVFSKDQVLSIIKKVWLYILIGVGIGAAIHNWIPEPIISAVLGQDKWYSVPLATIVGIPMYADIFGTLPIAEALVLKGVGIGTALAFMMAVTALSLPSMIMLKKVVKTKLLVIFATIVTIGILIIGFVFNAFGYLLI, encoded by the coding sequence ATGCAAATTGGAACGATTTTTAAATGGCTCAACGATCAATTCCTTAAAATGGATTGGTTGTCACATCTGATAAAACGCTTGGTTGAAGATGTCTTTGGTTTAGACATCACAACACCATTAGGTGGCAGTATTCATTTTTTCATTTACGATGTGATAAAAATATTCATTTTGTTGTCCGTACTTATATTTGCAATTTCCTATATTCAAAGTTTTTTTCCACCAGAACGAACTAGGAAGATATTAGGCAGGTTTAATGGTATCACTGCCAATATACTTGGCGCTTTACTAGGTACCGTGACACCCTTTTGTTCCTGCTCCTCCATTCCTCTGTTTATTGGCTTTACAAGTGCTGGGTTACCCATAGGTGTTACGTTTTCTTTTCTTATATCTTCACCCCTTGTTGATCTTGCATCGGTTTTATTGTTAGCAAGTATTTTTAATTGGCGTATTGCTATCACTTATGTGGTTGTGGGTCTCATATTAGCTGTTATCGGCGGCACATTAATTAGCAAATTCAAACTTGAAAAATATGTTGAACCCTTTGTATTTAAAAACAAACTTATGGAAATGGAACAAGCCAGTTTAACTAAAAAAGACCGTGTTGTCTTTTCCAAAGACCAGGTACTGAGCATCATAAAAAAAGTATGGTTATACATACTCATTGGTGTGGGTATCGGGGCAGCCATACATAATTGGATTCCCGAGCCTATCATTAGTGCTGTTCTTGGTCAAGATAAATGGTATTCTGTACCCCTGGCTACAATAGTGGGTATACCAATGTATGCGGACATTTTTGGTACACTGCCTATTGCTGAAGCACTGGTTCTTAAAGGTGTTGGCATTGGTACCGCGCTAGCTTTTATGATGGCCGTTACTGCTCTATCCTTACCATCCATGATCATGCTCAAAAAAGTTGTGAAAACTAAATTACTTGTTATTTTTGCAACCATCGTTACCATTGGCATCCTTATTATCGGATTTGTCTTTAATGCCTTTGGTTATCTATTGATTTAA
- a CDS encoding YehS family protein — protein sequence MDNNDRLIRLRYALDIKDTDMVDIFKLGGITITKEHVRKMLIKSKDAYDDERDDLDLVEEKEENLTCTISDLDAFLNGFITFKRGKQDTKQGQVTRPTPPIKNSEGMNNILLKKVKVALSLTSEDMLDIFKIAGIHVTKGELGALFRKEGHKHYKVCGDKYARHFLKGLARRYRK from the coding sequence ATGGATAATAACGACAGACTTATTCGATTAAGGTATGCATTAGATATAAAAGATACAGATATGGTAGATATATTTAAGTTAGGTGGCATAACCATCACAAAAGAACATGTGAGAAAAATGCTTATAAAATCTAAGGATGCTTATGACGATGAAAGAGATGACTTGGACTTAGTGGAAGAAAAAGAAGAAAATCTTACATGTACCATTAGTGATCTTGATGCATTTTTGAATGGTTTTATCACCTTTAAAAGAGGTAAACAAGATACCAAACAAGGACAAGTAACACGACCAACACCGCCTATCAAAAATAGTGAAGGTATGAACAACATATTACTAAAGAAAGTCAAGGTTGCCTTGTCGTTAACCAGTGAAGATATGCTTGACATATTTAAGATAGCTGGTATTCATGTGACAAAAGGAGAATTAGGTGCACTGTTTAGAAAAGAAGGGCATAAGCATTATAAAGTATGTGGTGATAAGTACGCTAGGCATTTCCTAAAAGGCTTAGCTAGGCGTTATAGAAAGTAA
- a CDS encoding peptide chain release factor 3: MADDKFSFTQEVERRRTFAIISHPDAGKTTLTEKFLLYGGAIRSAGSVKSRRSQKHAVSDWMEIEKQRGISVTSSVMQFEYDDFCINILDTPGHQDFSEDTYRTLMAADSAVMVIDCSKGVEDQTKKLFQVCKLRGIPIFTFINKMDRMGRDPFDLLEDIEKVLDIKSCPMNWPIGSGKDFKGVYNRYDNQIELFMDGNHGQSIAKAVKGQLGDEKFNPLIGHDLHEQLLGEIELLDIAGDHFDQKEVLKGNLTPVFFGSALTNFGVEPFLQSFLDMTPPPLARLSNQGNIDPKSENFTGFIFKIQANMNPAHRDRIAFLRICSGQFDKGMTVNHVQKGKKVKLAQPQQFVAQDRVVVDSAYPGDIIGIHDPGIFNIGDTLCKDASKIEYAGIPQFAPEHFARISTVNSLKRKQFLKGVTQLAEEGAIQVYRRPNMGVEELIIGVVGVLQFEVLEYRLKHEYGVELSMQQLPYRYLRWIEQDSYDVTKLALPMDTVLVENKHQQPVLLFQNEWSIKHILDRNEGIVLKEHS, from the coding sequence ATGGCAGATGATAAATTTAGCTTTACCCAAGAGGTGGAAAGAAGAAGAACCTTCGCCATCATCTCTCATCCAGATGCTGGTAAAACCACCTTAACAGAAAAGTTTCTTTTATACGGAGGTGCTATTCGTTCAGCTGGTTCTGTGAAGTCAAGGCGTTCTCAGAAACATGCTGTATCGGATTGGATGGAGATTGAGAAGCAAAGAGGTATTTCCGTTACCTCTAGTGTGATGCAATTTGAATATGATGACTTTTGCATTAATATCCTTGATACACCAGGGCATCAAGATTTTAGTGAAGATACTTACCGCACACTGATGGCAGCCGATAGTGCTGTCATGGTTATTGATTGTTCAAAAGGTGTAGAAGACCAGACCAAGAAGCTCTTTCAAGTATGTAAACTTCGTGGCATTCCCATCTTTACGTTTATTAACAAGATGGACCGTATGGGTAGAGACCCTTTTGACTTATTAGAAGATATTGAAAAAGTCTTGGATATTAAGTCTTGTCCCATGAATTGGCCTATCGGTTCTGGAAAGGACTTTAAAGGTGTCTATAACCGTTACGACAATCAAATTGAGTTGTTTATGGATGGCAATCATGGTCAATCCATTGCAAAGGCAGTGAAAGGCCAGCTGGGTGACGAAAAATTCAACCCGTTAATAGGTCATGATTTACATGAACAATTGTTAGGTGAAATTGAACTCTTGGATATCGCTGGTGATCACTTTGACCAAAAAGAAGTGTTAAAAGGTAACTTAACACCTGTTTTCTTCGGTAGTGCGCTGACCAACTTTGGTGTTGAACCCTTTCTTCAATCCTTCTTAGACATGACACCTCCTCCATTAGCACGCTTAAGTAATCAAGGTAATATTGACCCAAAATCAGAGAACTTCACAGGATTCATCTTCAAGATTCAAGCCAACATGAACCCTGCTCATCGAGACCGTATAGCATTCCTTCGTATATGCTCTGGTCAGTTTGATAAAGGCATGACCGTTAATCATGTTCAAAAAGGCAAAAAGGTCAAATTAGCTCAACCTCAACAATTCGTGGCGCAAGACCGTGTCGTTGTGGATTCCGCTTATCCTGGTGATATCATCGGTATTCATGATCCTGGTATTTTCAATATTGGCGATACCTTATGCAAGGATGCTTCCAAGATAGAATATGCTGGCATCCCACAATTTGCACCTGAACATTTTGCTAGAATCTCTACAGTGAATTCTCTTAAGCGAAAACAATTCTTAAAAGGTGTAACCCAGTTAGCTGAAGAAGGTGCCATTCAAGTATACCGAAGACCTAATATGGGTGTAGAAGAGCTTATTATTGGTGTGGTCGGTGTGCTCCAGTTCGAAGTACTTGAATATCGTCTCAAACATGAGTATGGTGTGGAATTGTCCATGCAGCAGTTACCTTATCGTTACCTGCGTTGGATTGAACAGGATAGCTATGATGTGACAAAATTGGCTTTGCCAATGGACACCGTCTTAGTGGAGAATAAACATCAGCAGCCTGTACTTCTCTTTCAAAATGAATGGTCCATTAAACATATCTTAGATCGTAATGAAGGCATCGTTCTAAAAGAACATTCTTAG
- a CDS encoding helix-turn-helix domain-containing protein: protein MTNKRIYFNNIIRYIEAHLYSPITTQQISQVGFISLMQLYRDFYAYTGHSVKEYIRKRRLSNALALVKSSKMTLADIAYYCGYSSQQAFHKQVRSTTGQTPLQYKKSDHYYYYPPFKGPFKTYINVAKERIPATIYLKFYDSQLKGIENRAIEHLFMLLPDFHGRLFGRNGTQSSHKFTYELYLELNDDTQHLVNLNASYGDLICYGNTYHHPVHTYATTTVNNHEEAIHQAWDYLYTDWLQSSMFQQAHENFFEEYIIKHGKPIKLKLYLPVKKKSNPYEITIKHAHQMTFLTAQQEGIYAEKKASKQIAHYFGIYYPDILETAQNFIVSKHKDRYLCGIQIDKHQIHFPLPTYIQTLTLAEGYYAILKGDSCVNSSIYEQRLISWLNDNGLSTHSRTPFTLYHSSCSKNKYVSMSIYCPLNMLKTDNTVV from the coding sequence ATGACGAATAAGCGTATTTATTTTAATAATATTATAAGGTATATAGAAGCTCACTTATACTCGCCAATAACCACACAACAAATTTCTCAAGTAGGTTTTATCTCTTTAATGCAACTGTATAGAGACTTTTATGCTTATACAGGTCATTCCGTTAAGGAATATATTCGAAAGCGTAGGCTCTCTAATGCCCTTGCGTTAGTTAAATCTTCAAAAATGACCCTTGCAGATATTGCCTATTACTGCGGTTATAGTTCTCAACAAGCATTTCATAAGCAAGTTAGATCAACAACTGGTCAAACGCCTCTTCAATATAAGAAAAGTGACCACTATTACTATTATCCACCCTTTAAAGGCCCTTTCAAAACTTATATCAACGTTGCAAAAGAAAGGATTCCAGCCACCATATACTTGAAATTTTATGACAGTCAACTTAAAGGTATAGAAAACAGAGCTATTGAACATCTTTTTATGTTATTACCAGATTTCCATGGAAGACTATTTGGTCGTAATGGAACACAATCTAGTCATAAATTCACTTACGAACTTTATCTTGAATTGAATGATGATACTCAGCATTTGGTAAATCTAAACGCATCATATGGAGACTTAATTTGCTATGGTAATACATATCATCATCCCGTTCATACATATGCAACAACCACCGTTAACAATCATGAAGAAGCTATTCATCAGGCTTGGGATTATCTATACACGGATTGGCTACAATCAAGTATGTTCCAGCAAGCTCATGAAAACTTTTTTGAAGAATACATCATTAAACATGGTAAACCTATAAAATTAAAACTTTACTTACCTGTTAAAAAGAAATCAAATCCTTATGAAATTACAATAAAGCATGCACATCAGATGACCTTTCTTACTGCTCAACAGGAGGGTATCTATGCAGAAAAAAAAGCATCTAAACAGATTGCTCATTATTTTGGCATTTACTATCCAGATATTCTAGAAACAGCTCAGAATTTCATTGTCTCTAAGCATAAAGATAGGTATCTGTGCGGTATTCAGATAGATAAGCATCAAATTCATTTCCCTCTACCAACATATATTCAAACCTTAACACTTGCAGAAGGGTATTATGCTATTTTAAAAGGAGATTCTTGTGTGAATAGTTCCATATATGAACAAAGACTTATTTCTTGGCTTAATGATAATGGTCTATCAACACATTCTAGAACACCATTTACACTCTATCATTCTTCTTGCAGCAAAAATAAGTATGTGAGCATGTCTATATACTGCCCTTTAAACATGTTAAAAACGGATAATACAGTTGTATAA
- a CDS encoding helix-turn-helix domain-containing protein: MDNREIIIKAFEEAGQPLKAGEVAEATGVDKKEVGNIIKKLKDEAIISSPKRCYYEISK, encoded by the coding sequence ATGGATAACAGAGAAATAATCATCAAAGCATTTGAAGAAGCGGGACAACCACTTAAAGCAGGTGAAGTGGCAGAAGCAACAGGGGTAGATAAAAAAGAAGTGGGTAATATTATTAAGAAGCTAAAAGATGAAGCGATTATCTCTTCACCAAAAAGATGTTATTATGAAATAAGTAAATAG
- a CDS encoding GyrI-like domain-containing protein: MSTAKNQKPQHTPEGYRPNNTPTIINMVKEIKDKQNVKEVFIEQINPHTHIVDRVETKIVGIKIVFSAESRGLPMRIGTNTDKTMAEKYISNGTIKLLSDIIKIENPEVIGVRTHIEGAGAYHLIIGIVVEDFEQLPEHLPEDTVTFVCPPCRYAKFNINERNLKHRTGYGERMMADEYFVNGFRTDTNYVYNKQGFPFYVYDDTGDVLMKYEPIKTPKSPAEKFDSTIFKVVSIPDILCACSMTPPDSEEDVIFKYFSIQNQVSKLECSYMYNDDYYGFPTNTPIKGKYNSYFGSRVSSFDGLPDTVEKMIISGGIYLHISQLEFNGDNPIMLYNIAFNHLVELFLNKNPDYEQDQSKHIFARFRQANAASIFVPLTYKSV, translated from the coding sequence ATGAGTACCGCAAAGAACCAAAAACCTCAGCATACACCAGAAGGATATCGTCCTAACAATACACCAACCATTATAAATATGGTAAAAGAAATAAAAGATAAGCAAAATGTAAAAGAAGTGTTTATTGAACAAATCAATCCACATACCCATATCGTCGATAGGGTAGAAACCAAAATTGTTGGTATTAAAATTGTTTTTTCTGCTGAGAGTAGAGGCTTGCCCATGCGTATAGGTACTAATACAGATAAAACCATGGCAGAAAAATATATTAGCAATGGTACTATTAAACTTTTATCAGATATTATAAAAATTGAGAATCCTGAAGTGATAGGTGTACGTACACATATTGAAGGTGCTGGTGCTTATCATTTAATTATCGGCATCGTTGTAGAAGACTTTGAACAATTACCTGAGCATTTACCAGAAGACACGGTTACTTTTGTTTGCCCACCATGTCGATATGCTAAGTTCAACATAAATGAACGAAATCTTAAACACAGAACAGGTTATGGCGAACGTATGATGGCTGACGAATATTTTGTGAATGGATTTCGAACTGACACAAACTACGTATACAATAAACAAGGATTTCCATTTTATGTGTATGATGACACAGGTGATGTCTTAATGAAATATGAACCCATCAAAACACCAAAAAGTCCTGCTGAAAAATTTGACAGCACGATTTTTAAAGTTGTAAGTATACCTGACATACTCTGTGCTTGCAGTATGACTCCGCCTGATTCAGAAGAGGATGTCATTTTCAAATATTTTAGTATACAGAATCAAGTTTCTAAGCTGGAATGTTCATATATGTATAATGATGATTATTATGGTTTTCCAACAAACACGCCTATAAAGGGCAAATATAATAGTTATTTTGGCAGTCGTGTTAGTAGCTTCGATGGCTTACCTGATACTGTTGAAAAAATGATTATCTCTGGTGGCATCTATCTTCACATCAGTCAGCTAGAATTTAATGGTGATAATCCTATAATGCTTTATAACATTGCATTCAATCATCTCGTAGAGTTGTTTTTAAATAAAAATCCTGATTATGAGCAAGATCAGAGCAAACATATTTTCGCTCGCTTTCGACAGGCAAATGCTGCCTCTATATTTGTACCATTAACCTATAAGAGCGTATAA
- a CDS encoding 3-hydroxyacyl-ACP dehydratase FabZ family protein: MKTLYKEDIKKIIPHREPMLLIDEINILEDDSIIGKYFFTGNEWFFKGHFPSKQIVPGVILCEIMAQTSCGLFLDSHHDSMPYLVGIHNAKFRKAVLPKDIIHVKCSMVSIKKPFYYVKCKIYVHHNLYANGELTLFLK, from the coding sequence ATGAAAACTTTATATAAGGAAGATATTAAAAAAATAATTCCACATAGGGAGCCAATGCTACTTATTGATGAAATCAATATATTAGAAGATGATAGTATCATTGGTAAATACTTTTTTACAGGCAATGAATGGTTTTTTAAAGGACATTTTCCTTCAAAACAAATTGTTCCTGGCGTCATTTTATGCGAAATAATGGCTCAGACCAGTTGTGGATTATTCTTGGATTCCCATCATGACAGTATGCCTTATTTAGTAGGTATACATAACGCTAAGTTTAGAAAAGCAGTTTTACCTAAGGATATCATTCATGTTAAATGTAGCATGGTGAGTATAAAAAAACCCTTTTATTATGTCAAATGTAAAATTTATGTTCATCATAACTTATATGCAAATGGTGAACTTACATTATTTTTAAAATAA
- a CDS encoding thioredoxin family protein yields the protein MIIKILGTGCANCRKLEANTKKAVKALGIEATIEKVEDLQDIMAYGVMSTPALVVDEQVKIMGRVASPDEIKKHL from the coding sequence ATGATTATTAAAATTTTAGGAACAGGATGTGCAAATTGCAGAAAGCTAGAAGCCAATACCAAAAAAGCTGTTAAGGCCCTTGGTATAGAAGCAACCATTGAAAAAGTTGAAGATCTACAAGATATTATGGCTTATGGTGTGATGAGTACACCAGCTTTAGTGGTTGATGAGCAAGTTAAAATAATGGGCCGTGTCGCTTCTCCAGACGAAATTAAAAAGCACCTCTAA